The Pontibacter pudoricolor genome contains a region encoding:
- a CDS encoding nucleotide pyrophosphohydrolase — protein MTIQEAQQVVDNWIKENGVRYFSELTNMAILTEEVGEVARIISRQYGEQSFKQSDTGKDLSDELADVLFVLICLANQTGINLTDALQKNLDKKTKRDSERHKQNPKLQ, from the coding sequence ATGACCATACAGGAAGCACAGCAGGTAGTAGATAACTGGATAAAAGAGAACGGCGTACGCTACTTCAGCGAGCTTACCAACATGGCTATCCTGACCGAAGAAGTTGGTGAAGTGGCCCGTATTATTTCCCGCCAATACGGGGAGCAATCGTTTAAGCAGAGCGATACCGGCAAAGACCTGAGCGATGAACTGGCCGATGTGCTGTTCGTACTTATCTGCCTGGCCAACCAGACCGGCATTAACCTGACCGATGCCCTGCAAAAGAACCTCGACAAAAAAACCAAACGCGACAGCGAGCGCCATAAGCAGAACCCTAAACTGCAATAA
- a CDS encoding PD40 domain-containing protein — protein sequence MYRKRLSSQIAALLLLFPLLAQAQYFGRNKPAYTKFEFQVLHSPHFEFYHYFNDPQDAVKLVLDAEKWYAMHQAVLKDTFSTRNPIIMYKNHADFQQTTAISGEIGVGTGGVTEGLKNRVVMPVTLSDRQTDHVLGHELVHAFQYHMMRSGDSTNLYSIRNLPLWMVEGLAEYMSIGSVDPNTAMWMRDAVIKDDIPTIKDLTRKPRYFPYRWGQALWSFIGGSFGDDKIAPLFEATGKYGFERAVETVLGVDAETLGNMWKTSLQNYYKPYIAQTDTIATGTKLLHPENAGTMNISPVISPNGRYIAYLSEQNVLSLDLFLADARTGKVIKQLANTIRYEHLDNFNFLESAGTWSPDGNKFAFVVFSRGRNRLAIVDVARAHVLEVVDVPGVVAFSYPSWSPDGSSIVVAGLAEGKSDLYLYNLKTRKTTQLTKDNYSDVMPYWSADGSRLVFSSDRPTPGQAGNSKGRFNLAELTLATGQIHLFNVFAGADNLNPVYAPNSDDILFLSDRDGYRNMYRLNRADNTVQRLTNYATGISGITALSPAMSVARDEATVVYSHYQRGNYSIYSSPLAAFKAQPVPSDSVDFRAAILPPQSRVNPLVDQQLAQMYNTASPVKAEQVKAVPYRPQFKLDMISGSAGVGVQSAGPIRSGLQGGVNMLFSDIVGNNQIFGAVSLNGEIYDFGAMAAYLRQTGKIQWGVSLSHIPYLSARIGSRTDTLQTSEGGVPVDNLILQQIRTYQDQIALMGNYVISTTRRVEFGGGISHYSYRIDQFNNYYTNGFYIRTDREKIDAPDGFMFEQLYAAYVGDNSLFGLTSPLAGRRYRLHVERYFGEFNVYNLLADYRQYIRIKPSSLAFRALHHARYGQDAENGRLSPLTIIYPFYIRGFGDEYFIRSQEQGNPISFNNLYGSRIVVANMELRLPFTGPERLTQIKSGFLFSDLNLFVDGGLAWSENRLFNETEFSGQFDREIEYRPLISTGISARINLFGAIIVEPFYAIPLEKNGMKLANFGVNIGPGW from the coding sequence ATGTATCGCAAACGCTTATCTTCCCAGATCGCTGCGCTTTTGCTGCTGTTTCCGTTACTGGCGCAGGCGCAATATTTTGGCAGAAACAAACCTGCCTATACCAAATTCGAGTTCCAGGTACTCCACAGTCCGCACTTTGAGTTCTACCACTACTTTAACGATCCGCAGGATGCTGTAAAACTGGTGCTGGACGCCGAAAAATGGTATGCCATGCACCAGGCCGTTCTGAAAGACACCTTTAGCACGCGCAACCCCATCATCATGTATAAAAACCACGCTGATTTTCAGCAGACCACCGCCATTAGTGGCGAAATTGGCGTGGGCACAGGGGGTGTTACCGAAGGCCTGAAGAACAGGGTCGTGATGCCTGTCACACTATCTGACCGGCAAACAGACCACGTACTCGGCCACGAGCTGGTGCATGCGTTTCAGTACCACATGATGCGCTCCGGCGACTCTACCAACCTGTATTCTATCCGCAACCTACCCCTCTGGATGGTGGAAGGCCTGGCTGAATACATGTCTATCGGGAGCGTGGACCCGAACACGGCCATGTGGATGCGCGATGCGGTGATTAAAGATGATATTCCAACAATAAAGGACCTGACCCGGAAACCGCGCTACTTCCCCTACCGATGGGGGCAGGCACTCTGGTCGTTTATAGGCGGTTCTTTTGGTGATGATAAAATAGCTCCCTTATTTGAAGCAACGGGCAAATACGGCTTTGAGCGCGCAGTGGAAACTGTACTGGGTGTAGATGCCGAAACCCTGGGGAATATGTGGAAGACCAGCCTTCAAAACTATTACAAACCCTATATTGCACAAACCGACACTATAGCCACCGGCACCAAACTGCTGCACCCCGAAAATGCCGGCACCATGAACATCAGTCCTGTCATTAGCCCGAACGGCCGCTACATTGCCTACTTGTCGGAGCAGAATGTATTGTCGCTGGATTTGTTCCTAGCCGATGCCCGCACAGGTAAAGTAATCAAACAACTGGCCAACACAATTCGCTACGAGCACCTCGACAACTTCAATTTCCTGGAGTCGGCTGGTACGTGGTCGCCGGACGGTAACAAGTTTGCCTTTGTTGTTTTCTCCAGAGGCCGCAACCGGCTGGCTATAGTTGATGTAGCCCGTGCCCACGTTCTGGAAGTGGTGGACGTGCCCGGTGTCGTGGCCTTTAGTTACCCGTCCTGGTCCCCGGATGGCAGCAGCATTGTGGTAGCCGGCCTGGCAGAAGGGAAATCGGACCTTTACCTGTATAATCTTAAAACCAGGAAGACCACGCAGCTCACCAAAGATAACTACAGTGATGTAATGCCTTACTGGTCAGCAGATGGCAGCAGGCTTGTTTTCTCATCAGACCGGCCAACACCCGGCCAGGCAGGTAACAGCAAGGGCCGTTTTAACCTGGCCGAGCTGACGCTGGCAACAGGGCAGATACACTTATTTAACGTTTTTGCCGGTGCTGATAACCTGAATCCGGTGTATGCCCCTAACTCGGATGATATACTTTTCCTTTCGGACCGGGATGGCTACCGCAACATGTACCGATTGAACAGGGCCGATAACACAGTACAGCGCCTCACAAACTATGCAACAGGTATCAGTGGCATTACAGCACTTTCGCCGGCTATGAGTGTGGCCAGAGATGAAGCGACTGTGGTATACTCGCATTACCAGCGGGGCAACTACAGTATTTACAGTTCGCCGCTCGCAGCGTTTAAAGCGCAACCCGTGCCCTCCGATTCTGTTGATTTCAGAGCTGCCATTCTGCCACCACAGAGCCGTGTAAACCCACTGGTTGACCAGCAACTTGCCCAAATGTACAACACCGCCTCGCCGGTAAAAGCAGAACAGGTAAAAGCTGTACCTTACAGGCCCCAGTTTAAGCTCGATATGATCAGTGGCTCAGCGGGTGTAGGGGTTCAGTCGGCCGGGCCGATCCGTTCCGGGCTGCAAGGTGGCGTGAACATGCTCTTCAGCGATATAGTTGGCAATAACCAGATCTTTGGGGCCGTAAGCTTAAATGGCGAGATCTATGACTTTGGCGCCATGGCAGCCTACCTGCGGCAAACCGGCAAAATACAATGGGGCGTTTCCCTGAGCCATATCCCTTATTTATCTGCCCGGATAGGATCCAGAACCGATACACTGCAGACTTCTGAAGGTGGTGTACCTGTCGATAACCTGATCCTGCAGCAGATACGCACCTACCAGGACCAGATTGCTTTAATGGGGAATTACGTTATCAGTACAACGCGACGTGTAGAGTTTGGCGGAGGTATCTCCCACTATAGTTACCGCATCGACCAGTTCAACAACTACTATACCAACGGTTTTTACATCCGCACCGACCGGGAGAAAATCGATGCGCCCGATGGATTTATGTTTGAGCAACTATATGCTGCTTACGTAGGCGATAATTCACTTTTCGGACTAACCTCGCCGCTGGCGGGCAGGCGGTACAGGCTGCATGTGGAGCGTTATTTTGGAGAGTTTAACGTGTACAACCTGTTGGCAGATTACCGGCAATACATCCGTATTAAACCTTCTAGCCTGGCTTTCAGGGCCTTGCACCACGCCCGTTACGGCCAGGATGCTGAAAACGGCAGGCTTTCCCCATTAACTATAATCTACCCGTTTTATATCCGGGGATTCGGGGATGAATACTTTATAAGAAGCCAGGAACAGGGCAACCCGATCTCTTTTAACAACCTGTATGGCAGCCGGATTGTAGTAGCCAACATGGAATTAAGATTGCCATTTACCGGCCCCGAGCGTCTTACCCAGATCAAATCCGGATTTTTGTTCTCGGACCTGAACCTGTTTGTTGATGGTGGCCTGGCCTGGAGCGAGAACCGTCTTTTTAATGAAACAGAATTTAGCGGGCAGTTTGACAGAGAGATAGAATACAGGCCTTTGATAAGCACCGGTATATCGGCACGCATTAACCTGTTTGGGGCCATTATAGTGGAGCCTTTTTATGCGATACCCCTGGAGAAGAACGGCATGAAGCTGGCAAACTTCGGAGTGAACATTGGCCCGGGCTGGTAA
- a CDS encoding 2-phosphosulfolactate phosphatase: protein MPSIDVCFSPELLHLYELKGKAVVAVDILRATSTMVTAFAHGAKDIIPVMKLEECQAYAAKGCLIAAERDGVKAEGFDLGNSPFAYMNGNVQGRTIAITTTNGTRAIHLSMEADEIIVGSFLNLQAVADHLKELQLDVLVVCAGWKGKFNLEDTLYAGALAERLQDSFTFENDATLASLHLYQAAKNDLAAFLRQSSHVRRLENLEIHKDVEFCLLHDKYSVLPVWKGDRLIDLFARKTITA from the coding sequence ATGCCAAGTATAGATGTGTGCTTCAGCCCCGAGCTGTTGCACTTGTATGAGCTGAAGGGAAAAGCCGTTGTGGCTGTGGATATACTTCGGGCTACTTCAACTATGGTAACTGCCTTTGCACATGGCGCTAAGGATATTATTCCGGTAATGAAGCTGGAAGAATGCCAGGCTTATGCTGCGAAGGGTTGCCTGATTGCGGCCGAGCGCGATGGCGTAAAAGCCGAAGGTTTCGACCTGGGTAACTCGCCGTTTGCGTACATGAATGGCAACGTGCAGGGCAGAACTATAGCTATTACCACTACCAACGGCACGCGCGCCATCCACTTATCCATGGAAGCCGACGAAATTATAGTTGGCTCTTTTCTGAATCTGCAGGCAGTTGCCGATCATCTGAAAGAACTGCAACTGGATGTGCTGGTAGTTTGCGCCGGCTGGAAAGGGAAGTTTAACCTGGAAGATACGCTTTATGCCGGTGCCCTGGCCGAAAGATTACAGGATAGCTTTACTTTTGAGAACGATGCAACACTGGCTTCGCTCCACTTGTACCAGGCCGCAAAAAATGACCTGGCTGCCTTTTTAAGACAATCATCCCATGTGCGCCGGCTGGAGAATCTGGAAATCCATAAAGATGTGGAGTTCTGCCTGTTACACGACAAGTACAGTGTATTGCCTGTCTGGAAAGGCGACCGGTTAATTGATCTGTTTGCCAGGAAAACTATAACAGCATAA
- the gcvT gene encoding glycine cleavage system aminomethyltransferase GcvT has translation MELKKIALNDVHEALGAKMVPFAGYNMPVRYSSDLEEHNTVRNAVGIFDVSHMGEFLVQGPGALDLIQRVTTNDASKLTANKIQYTCFPNEQGGIVDDLLVYCMGEEDYMLVVNASNIDKDWEWINKYNKGGVKLTNISDEMSLFAVQGPKTVDALQSLTKLDLANMAYYTFDKGEFAGVPDVIVSATGYTGSGGFEIYVKNEDARRVFDAIMEAGKEHGIKPIGLGARDTLRLEMGFCLYGNDINDTTSPLEAGLGWITKFDKEFVNSENLKAQKEAGVQRKLVGFEMLEKAIPRAHYEIVNAEGEQIGEVTSGTMSPTMGKGIGLGYVKTEFSKPGTEIFIRVRNKDMKGQIVKLPILKK, from the coding sequence ATGGAATTAAAGAAAATAGCATTAAACGATGTACACGAAGCACTTGGCGCTAAAATGGTGCCTTTTGCCGGTTATAATATGCCTGTTCGCTACTCTTCAGATTTAGAAGAGCATAACACGGTGCGTAACGCCGTTGGTATTTTTGATGTGTCGCACATGGGCGAGTTCCTGGTACAGGGACCGGGCGCACTGGACCTGATTCAGCGTGTAACAACCAACGATGCCTCTAAACTGACAGCAAACAAAATTCAGTATACCTGCTTCCCGAACGAGCAAGGTGGTATAGTGGATGACCTGCTGGTGTACTGCATGGGCGAAGAAGATTATATGCTGGTAGTAAACGCTTCCAACATCGATAAAGACTGGGAGTGGATCAATAAGTATAACAAAGGTGGCGTAAAGCTGACAAACATATCGGATGAGATGTCGCTGTTTGCAGTGCAGGGACCTAAAACAGTTGATGCGCTGCAGTCCCTTACAAAGCTGGACCTGGCTAACATGGCCTACTATACATTTGACAAAGGCGAATTTGCCGGCGTGCCGGATGTTATCGTTTCAGCAACAGGCTATACCGGCTCAGGCGGATTCGAAATTTATGTGAAGAACGAAGATGCCAGGCGCGTTTTTGATGCCATTATGGAAGCTGGCAAGGAGCATGGCATTAAGCCGATCGGGTTAGGCGCCCGCGACACGCTGCGTCTTGAAATGGGTTTCTGCCTGTACGGTAACGATATCAACGACACCACTTCTCCGCTGGAAGCCGGCCTTGGCTGGATCACGAAGTTTGACAAGGAGTTCGTGAATTCTGAAAACCTGAAGGCACAGAAAGAAGCCGGCGTACAGCGCAAACTGGTTGGTTTCGAGATGCTGGAAAAAGCGATTCCGAGAGCACACTACGAGATCGTGAACGCTGAAGGCGAGCAGATCGGTGAAGTAACTTCCGGAACTATGTCGCCAACTATGGGCAAAGGCATTGGGCTGGGTTACGTTAAAACCGAATTCAGCAAGCCAGGCACTGAGATATTTATCCGTGTTCGTAACAAAGACATGAAAGGCCAGATCGTTAAACTGCCTATCCTGAAGAAATAG
- a CDS encoding sodium:solute symporter: MRPLDWIVLLGTMGFIVIYGIWKTRGSKDIEGYLKGDNSMKWWTIGLSIMATQASAITFLSTPGQAYEDGMRFVQFYFGLPIAMVIISITVIPIFYRLKVYTAYEFLENRFDLKTRSLAALLFLIQRGLAAGITIYAPAIILSTMLGWSLTITNLIIGVVVIIYTMSGGTKAVSVTQKQQMAVMMGGMIIAGIMVVRYLPENVGFGDAVAVAGKLGKMNVVDFSWDWKTSWDDRYNFWSGMTGGLFLALSYFGTDQSQVARYLGGKSIAESRLGLLFNGLLKIPMQFLILFIGVMVFVFYQFNQPPVFFNEGTKTKVYATEHAAELRTLEANYSSIFEEKQQAMHGLVSALKTDDAAAIATAEAQVENLNAAGKEVREEVKTLIKTAVPDAETRDTDYVFISFVMKYLPAGLVGLLLAVIFSAAMSSVASELNALASTTVVDIYKRSVNPNGSDTHYLNASKLFTVAWGIIAILFATFASLLDNLIQAVNIIGSIFYGTILGIFLVAFYFKRIKGHAVFFAAILAELVVLYCFYFTDIAFLWFNVIGCVAVILFGFVLQRLIGKKENELMKV, translated from the coding sequence ATGAGACCTTTAGACTGGATCGTGCTGCTGGGCACCATGGGCTTTATTGTAATTTACGGCATCTGGAAAACCCGCGGCAGTAAAGACATAGAAGGCTACCTGAAAGGCGATAACTCCATGAAGTGGTGGACGATCGGACTTTCTATTATGGCGACGCAGGCGAGCGCAATCACTTTCCTTTCCACGCCGGGGCAGGCTTACGAAGACGGAATGCGCTTTGTGCAGTTCTATTTCGGTTTGCCTATCGCCATGGTCATTATCTCCATCACGGTTATTCCTATTTTTTACAGGCTGAAGGTGTATACGGCCTACGAGTTCCTGGAGAACCGCTTCGACCTGAAAACCCGCTCGCTGGCTGCACTATTGTTTCTGATTCAGCGTGGATTGGCTGCGGGTATCACGATTTATGCGCCGGCTATTATACTTTCTACTATGCTGGGCTGGAGCTTAACTATAACAAACCTTATTATCGGTGTGGTGGTGATCATCTACACCATGTCGGGTGGTACAAAAGCGGTAAGCGTAACCCAGAAGCAGCAAATGGCCGTGATGATGGGCGGGATGATCATTGCCGGGATTATGGTGGTGCGCTACCTGCCGGAAAACGTGGGTTTCGGAGATGCCGTGGCCGTAGCCGGAAAGCTCGGTAAAATGAATGTAGTAGATTTCTCCTGGGACTGGAAAACCAGCTGGGACGACCGTTATAATTTCTGGTCCGGGATGACGGGTGGTTTGTTTCTGGCACTATCGTATTTCGGAACCGACCAAAGCCAGGTGGCGCGTTACTTAGGTGGTAAATCGATTGCCGAAAGCCGGCTGGGGTTGCTGTTTAATGGTTTGCTGAAGATACCGATGCAGTTCCTGATCCTGTTTATAGGCGTAATGGTGTTCGTGTTTTACCAGTTTAACCAGCCACCGGTTTTTTTTAACGAAGGCACTAAAACAAAGGTATACGCCACCGAACACGCCGCCGAGCTCCGCACCCTGGAGGCAAACTATAGTTCTATTTTTGAGGAGAAACAGCAGGCGATGCATGGCCTGGTATCTGCCCTTAAAACAGACGATGCCGCTGCCATTGCCACTGCCGAAGCGCAGGTAGAGAACCTTAACGCAGCCGGAAAGGAAGTACGCGAAGAAGTGAAAACCCTGATCAAAACGGCCGTTCCGGATGCGGAGACCCGGGACACGGACTATGTTTTTATCTCTTTTGTAATGAAGTACCTGCCTGCCGGTTTGGTTGGTTTGCTGCTGGCTGTGATCTTTTCGGCAGCCATGTCGTCTGTAGCATCGGAGCTGAATGCGCTGGCATCTACTACGGTGGTGGATATTTACAAGCGCTCGGTTAACCCCAACGGCAGCGACACGCATTACCTGAATGCTTCCAAACTTTTCACGGTTGCCTGGGGAATTATAGCGATCCTGTTTGCCACATTCGCCTCGCTGCTCGATAACCTGATACAGGCCGTAAATATTATCGGCTCCATCTTCTACGGAACCATACTTGGCATTTTCCTGGTGGCTTTCTACTTTAAGCGCATCAAAGGTCACGCGGTTTTCTTTGCAGCAATACTTGCTGAGCTGGTGGTGCTATACTGCTTTTACTTCACGGACATTGCTTTTCTGTGGTTCAACGTGATCGGTTGCGTAGCTGTGATCCTGTTTGGGTTTGTACTTCAGCGTTTGATCGGGAAGAAGGAGAATGAGCTGATGAAAGTGTAG
- a CDS encoding PIG-L family deacetylase, giving the protein MKFRPFVLHLILVVNFFLFSISEAHAQAPEKSSSSEILQKLRKLNVLGSVLYIAAHPDDENTRLITHLSNEKLYNTGYLSITRGDGGQNLIGPEIREELGIIRTQELLQARRTDGGVQFFTRANDFGYSKNADETFNIWDKEQVLADMVWVIRKFRPDVMITRFPPDERAGHGQHTASAVLAEEAFTAAADPKRFPEQLKHVQVWQPKRLLWNTGVWSFGSQAEFDKYVDKLLKVDVGGYNPLLGQSYGEIAAASRSMHKSQGFGAAASRGTSIEYLQHAKGDKAEKELLEGINTTWARVKGGDKVEKLIQKAIDTYKPTEPATIVPALLAARKELQKLPDSPWKQLKTEAINELIQDAMGLYLEVTATDFSAAPGQALAFNIEAINRSATPVTINTVNYSFAAKDTTLQKQLAHNDPVKYSTTIKLPATMAYAQPYWLRRPGTLGMFAVDGFEDIGKPENDPAAVVTFSLTVAGEPLTATVPVVYKRTDPVEGEVYRPFVVTPPVFVNVGEGVYMFADQEPKQVNVRVKAGKANVAGKVSLDLPKGWKAEPATIAFNLQAKGAEQNVAFMITPPKGQHEAQLKAIATIDGKNYSYSLDEINYSHIPAQTTFPDASAKIVKLDLKKNGEKIGYIMGAGDDIPTSLRQIGYDVTMLRDSDMRLNYLQQFDAIILGVRAYNTIDRLKHHQPALMEYVQNGGNLIVQYNTNHALVLPNVGPYPLKLSRDRVTVEDAEVRFLKPGHPVLNTPNKITKKDFDGWVQERGLYFPNEWSSEYEAILSSNDPGEPARDGGLLVAKYGKGNYIYTGYSWFRELPAGVPGAYRLFVNLISLGKHNGSGNATKSSMK; this is encoded by the coding sequence ATGAAATTCCGGCCTTTCGTATTGCACCTGATTCTGGTAGTTAACTTTTTTTTATTTTCAATTTCGGAAGCACATGCCCAGGCACCCGAAAAATCATCGTCATCAGAAATACTTCAGAAGCTCAGGAAATTGAATGTGCTGGGCTCTGTGCTCTATATCGCTGCCCACCCCGACGATGAAAACACCCGCCTGATAACGCACCTCAGCAACGAAAAACTATACAACACCGGCTACCTTTCCATTACGCGCGGCGATGGCGGCCAGAATCTGATCGGTCCGGAAATACGGGAAGAACTGGGCATTATAAGAACGCAGGAACTGCTACAGGCCCGCCGTACAGATGGGGGAGTGCAGTTCTTTACCCGCGCCAACGACTTTGGCTATTCTAAAAACGCTGACGAGACATTTAACATCTGGGACAAGGAGCAGGTGCTGGCCGACATGGTTTGGGTGATCCGTAAGTTCAGGCCTGATGTGATGATTACCCGCTTCCCGCCGGATGAGCGCGCCGGCCACGGGCAACACACAGCCTCAGCCGTTTTGGCTGAAGAAGCCTTTACCGCCGCCGCCGACCCAAAACGCTTTCCGGAGCAACTGAAGCATGTACAGGTATGGCAGCCGAAAAGACTCTTGTGGAACACGGGTGTATGGTCGTTTGGCAGCCAGGCGGAGTTTGATAAATATGTAGATAAACTGCTGAAAGTGGATGTGGGCGGTTACAATCCGCTGTTGGGCCAGTCGTATGGCGAAATTGCTGCTGCCAGCCGAAGCATGCACAAAAGCCAGGGATTCGGAGCTGCTGCCTCGCGTGGCACGTCTATTGAATACCTGCAGCACGCCAAAGGCGACAAAGCGGAAAAAGAACTGCTGGAAGGCATAAACACCACCTGGGCACGCGTAAAAGGCGGCGACAAAGTGGAAAAGCTCATTCAGAAAGCGATTGATACCTATAAACCAACGGAGCCTGCAACTATAGTTCCGGCCTTGCTGGCCGCCCGGAAAGAATTACAGAAATTACCTGACAGCCCCTGGAAGCAGCTGAAAACCGAGGCCATAAATGAGTTGATACAGGATGCCATGGGCCTGTACCTGGAAGTTACAGCCACCGATTTCTCTGCTGCCCCCGGACAGGCTTTGGCATTTAACATCGAAGCTATAAACCGCTCGGCCACACCCGTAACTATAAACACTGTCAACTATAGTTTTGCGGCAAAAGATACAACCCTGCAAAAACAGCTGGCGCACAACGACCCTGTAAAGTACAGTACTACTATAAAACTGCCGGCAACTATGGCTTACGCGCAACCTTACTGGCTGCGCAGGCCGGGAACCCTGGGCATGTTCGCTGTAGATGGTTTCGAGGATATCGGCAAGCCTGAGAATGATCCTGCTGCGGTGGTTACGTTTTCGTTAACTGTTGCCGGAGAGCCTTTAACTGCAACAGTGCCTGTAGTTTATAAACGCACCGACCCGGTAGAAGGGGAAGTGTACCGTCCGTTTGTGGTTACGCCGCCTGTGTTTGTAAATGTGGGCGAAGGGGTTTATATGTTTGCCGATCAAGAGCCGAAACAGGTAAATGTGCGCGTGAAGGCTGGTAAAGCAAATGTAGCCGGTAAAGTAAGTTTGGATCTACCTAAAGGCTGGAAAGCGGAGCCCGCAACTATAGCTTTTAACTTACAGGCAAAAGGTGCGGAGCAAAACGTAGCATTTATGATTACGCCGCCAAAAGGCCAGCATGAGGCTCAGCTAAAAGCCATTGCAACTATAGATGGTAAGAACTATAGTTATAGTCTGGATGAGATCAACTACAGCCACATACCTGCACAAACCACTTTCCCGGATGCATCGGCTAAAATTGTAAAGCTGGACCTAAAAAAGAACGGCGAAAAGATTGGCTACATAATGGGAGCCGGCGACGACATCCCGACCAGTCTGCGTCAGATCGGTTACGACGTAACCATGCTCCGCGACAGCGACATGCGGTTAAATTACCTGCAGCAGTTCGATGCCATTATTTTGGGCGTGCGGGCTTACAATACCATCGACAGGTTAAAGCATCATCAGCCTGCCTTAATGGAGTATGTGCAGAACGGGGGCAACCTGATTGTGCAGTACAATACCAACCACGCACTGGTGCTGCCAAATGTAGGGCCGTATCCATTAAAATTATCCCGCGACAGAGTTACGGTAGAGGATGCCGAAGTGCGTTTCCTGAAGCCAGGTCACCCGGTGCTGAACACACCAAACAAGATCACGAAGAAAGATTTTGATGGCTGGGTGCAGGAGCGAGGCCTGTATTTCCCGAACGAGTGGAGCAGCGAGTACGAAGCTATTCTATCGTCGAATGACCCAGGCGAGCCTGCCCGTGATGGCGGTTTGCTGGTGGCTAAGTATGGCAAAGGCAACTATATCTATACCGGTTATTCGTGGTTCCGGGAGCTGCCTGCCGGTGTGCCGGGCGCTTACCGTTTATTTGTAAACCTGATCTCGCTGGGCAAACACAATGGATCGGGCAACGCTACTAAATCAAGTATGAAATAG
- a CDS encoding DUF3221 domain-containing protein, which yields MNILFKILAYSFVIVSLGSCRGDEPKRMPDTIPDIKGSIISLTETGTTQKNSRLQLIVEAEKGNTATYPQASVKVDENTLIEDSNGKRLKAGQLKQGQQVEIWFDGAVLESMPVQATAIAIRASTQPGKL from the coding sequence GTGAACATACTCTTTAAAATACTGGCTTATAGTTTTGTTATAGTTTCTTTAGGTAGCTGCCGTGGCGATGAACCTAAACGCATGCCAGATACGATCCCTGATATAAAGGGCAGCATAATCAGCCTTACCGAGACCGGTACAACTCAAAAAAACAGCAGGTTACAGCTAATTGTGGAAGCTGAGAAAGGGAATACAGCAACTTACCCGCAGGCAAGTGTTAAAGTAGACGAAAATACGCTGATAGAAGATAGTAACGGAAAACGGTTAAAAGCGGGGCAGTTAAAGCAAGGGCAGCAGGTAGAAATCTGGTTTGATGGTGCCGTTCTGGAATCGATGCCGGTACAGGCCACAGCTATTGCCATCAGAGCAAGCACGCAGCCGGGCAAACTATAG